A genomic region of Anas acuta chromosome 1, bAnaAcu1.1, whole genome shotgun sequence contains the following coding sequences:
- the SLC35E3 gene encoding solute carrier family 35 member E3, which produces MGWVPAQGRLAAGLLVNLSASICIVFLNKWLYVRLGFPNLSLTLVHFAITWLGLYLCQALGAFAPKSLRPAQVLPLALSFCGFVVFTNLSLQSNTIGTYQLAKAMTTPVIVAIQSLAYGKTFPLRIKLTLVPITLGVFLNSYYDVKFNALGMVFATLGVLVTSLYQVWVGAKQHELQVNSMQLLYYQAPMSSAMLLFIIPFFEPVFGEGGIFGPWTLSAVIMVLLSGVIAFMVNLSIYWIIGNTSPVTYNMFGHFKFCITLLGGCLLFKDPLSVNQGLGILCTLLGILAYTHFKLSEQESNKSKLAQRP; this is translated from the exons ATGGGCTGGGTGCCGGCTCAGGGCCggctggcggcggggctgcTGGTGAACCTGTCCGCCTCCATCTGCATCGTGTTCCTGAACAAGTGGCTGTACGTGCGCCTGGGCTTCCCCAACCTCAGCCTCACCCTGGTGCACTTCGCCATCACCTGGCTCGGCCTCTACCTCTGCCAGGCGCTCGGCGCCTTCGCCCCCAAGAGCCTGCGGCCCGCCCAGGTGCTGCCCCTGGCCCTCAGCTTCTGCGGCTTCGTCGTCTTCACCAACCTCTCCCTGCAGAGCAACACCATCGGCACCTACCAGCTGGCCAAGGCCATGACCACGCCGGTCATCGTGGCCATCCAGAGCCTGGCCTACGGCAAGACCTTCCCGCTGCGCATCAAGCTCACGCTG GTGCCCATCACGCTGGGCGTCTTCCTCAACTCCTACTACGATGTCAAGTTCAACGCCCTCGGCATGGTGTTCGCCACGCTGGGCGTCCTGGTCACCTCGCTCTACCAAGTG TGGGTAGGAGCGAAGCAGCATGAGTTGCAGGTAAACTCTATGCAGCTGCTGTACTATCAGGCACCAATGTCCTCGGCTATGTTGTTGTTCATCATACCCTTCTTCGAGCCAGTCTTTGGAGAAGGGGGGATATTTGGGCCCTGGACACTTTCTGCTGTG ATAATGGTCCTGCTGTCGGGTGTAATAGCCTTCATGGTCAACTTGTCCATCTACTGGATCATTGGAAATACATCACCTGTCAC ATATAACATGTTCGGCCATTTCAAGTTCTGCATCACCCTCCTGGGAGGCTGCCTCTTGTTTAAGGACCCGCTGTCTGTTAACCAAGGCCTTGGGATCCTGTGCACGCTGCTGGGCATTTTAGCCTACACGCACTTCAAGCTGAGCGAGCAGGAAAGCAATAAGAGCAAATTGGCTCAGCGCCCATGA
- the NUP107 gene encoding nuclear pore complex protein Nup107, with product MPAARRRGRKGGRGFRAQRPGGKGKEPGGSGAMERSGFGELLSPRDVEVARPGRRQGSQKRVPVFTSLDDSIANMTPRSHLISRTPCSLLRQPLTSLSRSAIKQTDMSAILGTGGRSPLILQTSGLLGNMSMLDESNWTTVLSPQQTGLFTNVDMTEDVTMSAVLLREDDPGEAATMSMYSDFLHSFLKHTSTTIFDLVDEYESICNSQVNILGKIVYRATPGQQKFSKTASVLWLLKQEMVTWRLLSALYRDRIQSALEDETAFELMHLNASEKTNIENLFQKDSFVRQSQMVVDWLESIAKDEIGDFSDNIEFYAKSVYWENTLHVLKQRQLGTYTGSSRALVTELDPDAPIRQKLPLDDLDREDDARLLKYLFTLIRAGMTDEAQRLCKRCGQAWRAATLEGWKLYHDPNRNGGRELEPVEGNPYRCIWKISCWRMAEEEQFNRYERAIYAALSGNLKQLLPVCDTWEDTVWAYFRVMVDTLVEQEIRTSVVATEETEELPREYLETNWTSEKVFEELQATDKKRVIEENQEHYHVIQKFIILGDVDGLMEEFSKWLSKERSVLPGHLLRFMTHLILFFRTLGLQTKEEVSVEVLKTYIQRLISEKHTDLIAFYVSYLPPELSVSQYALFLEDVTESDQRHHCLELAREAGLDVAAITKTVVENIRKKDAGEFSHHDHMLDTGTTEVDRLKIDVIDWLVFDPAQRAEALKQSNAIMRKFLASKKHEAAKDVFVKIPQDSIAEIYNQWEEQGMETSLPAEDDNAIREHLCIRAYLEAHETFNEWFKHMNSAPQKPSLVPQASFTEKVAHEHKEKKYEVDYGIWKGLLDALTADVKEKMYNVLLFVDGGWMVDVREDAEDDPERTHQMILLRKLCLPMMCFLLHTVLHSTGQYQECLRLADMVASERHKLYTVFSKEELKKLLQKLRESSLMLLDQDLDPLGYEIQS from the exons ATGCCCGCAGCACGCAGGCGCGGGCGGAAGGGCGGCCGCGGCTTCCGTGCGCAGCGCCCAGgcgggaaggggaaggagccgGGAGGGAGCGGGGCCATGGAGAG GAGCGGTTTCGGGGAGCTGCTGTCGCCCCGCGACGTGGAGGTGGCCAGGCCTGGCCGGAGGCAGGGCTCCCAGAAGCGGGTGCCCG TTTTTACATCCCTGGATGACAGCATTGCAAACATGACGCCCAGAAGCCATCTGATTTCCAGAACTCCCTGTTCATTGCTTCGCCAGCCAC TTACTTCGCTGTCTCGAAGCGCCATAAAGCAGACAGATATGTCTGCCATCCTGGGAACAGGAGGGAGATCTCCTCTGATCCTCCAGACTTCTGGACTGCTCGGCAATATGTCAATG TTGGATGAAAGTAACTGGACAACAGTGCTCTCACCTCAGCAGACAGGACTGTTTACAAATGTGGACATGACAGAAGATGTCACTATGAGCGCTGTGCTGTTGCGTGAGGATGATCCCGGAGAAGCTG CTACTATGAGCATGTATTCAGATTTTCTACATTCCTTCCTGAAGCATACATCAACTACCATTTTTGATCTGGTGGACGAATATGAAAGTATATGTAACAGTCAG GTGAACATACTGGGCAAAATAGTTTACAGAGCAACTCCTGGACAGCAAAAGTTCTCAAAAACTGCCAGTGTCTTGTGGCTTCTCAAGCAGGAGATGGTAACATGGAGACTCTTGTCCGCACTTTATAG AGACAGAATACAGTCAGCACTGGAAGATGAAACTGCATTTGAACTCATG CATTTAAATGCTAGTGAGAAGACGAATATAGAAAACTTGTTTCAGAAAGATTCATTTGTTCGACAAAGCCAG ATGGTGGTAGACTGGCTAGAGAGCATTGCCAAGGATGAAATTGGGGACTTCTCTGATAATATTGAGTTTTATGCAAAATCTGTATATTG GGAGAATACACTACATGTCCTGAAGCAGCGACAGTTAGGTACATACACAGGAAGTTCTCGAGCTCTCGTAACAGAATTg GATCCAGATGCTCCTATAAGACAGAAACTGCCACTTGACGATTTGGATCGAGAAGATGATGCAAGGTTATTGAAGTATCTCTTCACTCTCATCAGAGCAGGAATGACAGATGAG GCACAACGCTTATGCAAACGATGTGGTCAGGCCTGGAGAGCGGCAACTTTGGAAGGATGGAAATTGTATCACGATCCTAACAGAAATGGAG GAAGAGAGCTGGAGCCCGTTGAAGGGAATCCATACAGGTGCATTTGGAAAATAAGTTGTTGGCGTATGGCTGAAGAG GAGCAGTTTAATAGATATGAGAGAGCAATCTATGCAGCACTCAGTGGAAACCTCAAACAG CTTCTTCCAGTTTGTGATACCTGGGAAGATACTGTCTGGGCATATTTCAGGGTCATGGTAGATACTCTTGTGGAGCAAGAAATCCGAACGTCAGTAGTAGCTACAGAGGAGACGGAAGAGCTCCCTAGAGAGTATTTAGAAACCAA TTGGACTTCAGAAAAAGTTTTTGAAGAACTTCAAGCAACAGACAAAAAG aGGGTTATAGAGGAGAACCAAGAACACTACCATGTGATTCAGAAATTCATTATACTGGGAGATGTGGATG GTTTAATGGAAGAATTCAGCAAATGGCTTTCTAAAGAGAGAAGTGTGCTGCCAGGGCACCTCCTTCGTTTCATGACACATCTTATTCTGTTTTTCCGCACTTTGGGCCTGCAGACTAAG GAGGAAGTGTCTGTTGAAGTCCTGAAGACCTACATTCAG CGGCTGATATCTGAGAAGCACACGGatttaatagcattttatgTTAGCTACTTGCCCCCAGAGCTATCTGTTTCTCAGTATGCTCTGTTCCTAGAAGATGTTACAGAAAGTGATCAACGCCACCACTGTCTTGAATTAGCAAGAGAAGCAG GTCTGGATGTTGCAGCGATAACAAAAACCGTTGTTGAAAACATCCGCAAGAAGGATGCTGGTGAATTCAGTCACCATGATCATATGTTAGACACAGGCACGACAGAG GTGGATCGGCTGAAAATAGATGTAATTGACTGGCTCGTATTTGATCCTGCACAGAGGGCAGAAGCACTTAAGCAAAGCAATGCAATCATGAGGAAGTTCTTGG CATCCAAGAAACATGAAGCTGCAAAAGATGTGTTTGTGAAGATTCCCCAAGACTCTATAGCAGAAATATATAACCAATGGGAAGAACAGGGAATGGAGACTTCACTTCCAGCTGAAGATGACAATGCCATAAGAGAACATTTGTGTATTCGGGCATATTTG GAAGCCCATGAAACCTTCAATGAATGGTTTAAACACATGAACTCAGCTCCGCAGAAGCCTTCTTTGGTGCCACAAGCAAGTTTTACTGAAAAAGTGGCCCATGAacataaagagaaaaagtaTGAG GTGGACTACGGTATTTGGAAAGGTCTCTTGGATGCTCTTACAGCTgatgtgaaagagaaaatgtacaACGTGTTGCTGTTTGTTGATGGAGGATGGATGGTTGATGTTAGAGAg GATGCTGAGGACGACCCTGAACGAACACATCAGATGATTTTGCTGCGCAAGCTGTGTCTGCCGATGATGTGCTTTTTACTGCACACGGTGTTACACAGTACTGGACAGTATCAGGAGTGCCTGAGATTGGCTGACATGGTCGCTTCTGAGCGACACAAGCTTTATACG gtgttTTCAAAAGAAGAACTCAAAAAACTTCTACAGAAACTGAGGGAATCTTCTCTGATGCTTCTGGACCAGGACCTCGATCCACTGGGCTATGAAATTCAGTCATAG